The following are from one region of the Cytobacillus firmus genome:
- a CDS encoding YktB family protein → MSFSGFTNDDFDVFKIDGLDERMDRLKSVIRPKLEELGRHFAPSLSSLSGVEMFPHVAKHARRTKNPPNDTWVAFASNARGYKMLPHFQIGLWETHVFIWFAIIYEAPDKIAAGKLFENSLDKIYKEIPSDYVWSGDHTKPDAVLHERMDKEELRSMFQRLQNVKKAEILCGYHISREDAVRMSPDQFIEKAESVFRNLLPLYKLA, encoded by the coding sequence ATGTCTTTTTCCGGTTTTACAAACGATGATTTTGATGTCTTTAAAATAGATGGATTGGATGAAAGAATGGACAGGTTAAAATCTGTTATTAGGCCTAAATTAGAAGAATTGGGCCGCCATTTTGCACCATCCCTCTCCAGCCTGTCAGGAGTTGAAATGTTCCCTCATGTTGCCAAACATGCGAGAAGAACAAAGAATCCGCCAAATGATACTTGGGTCGCATTTGCAAGCAATGCGAGAGGGTATAAAATGCTTCCACATTTCCAGATAGGATTATGGGAAACTCATGTATTTATCTGGTTTGCCATAATCTATGAAGCACCAGATAAAATCGCTGCAGGCAAGTTATTTGAGAACAGCCTGGACAAAATTTATAAAGAAATACCCAGCGATTATGTCTGGTCCGGAGACCACACAAAACCAGATGCTGTTTTACATGAGCGAATGGACAAGGAAGAGTTGAGATCCATGTTTCAGCGTCTGCAAAATGTTAAAAAAGCGGAAATTCTTTGCGGCTATCATATTTCTCGAGAAGATGCCGTTCGCATGTCACCTGATCAGTTTATTGAAAAAGCTGAATCTGTATTTAGAAATTTATTACCCCTATACAAATTGGCATAA
- a CDS encoding inositol monophosphatase family protein: MTNWSEIHTYAKALIKEAGGNIKNSFSKTLTITTKSNANDLVTDIDQETEQFFIKKINEKYPEHRILGEEGFGDKLNDLDGIVWIIDPIDGTMNFVHQQRNFAISVGIYENGKGKIGLIYDVVHDELYHCMKGHGVFMNDLELPPLKETDVSKAIIGLNATWVTENRRIDPSLLAPLVRNARGTRSYGSAAMEMAYIASGRVDAYITMRLAPWDFAAGVIMIEELGGIATTVKGEELNYLENNSVFVSKPGLHQQIMKEYLKNGKW, encoded by the coding sequence ATGACAAATTGGAGTGAGATTCATACATATGCCAAAGCCTTAATAAAAGAGGCGGGCGGGAATATTAAAAATTCTTTCAGCAAAACTCTGACCATAACCACCAAATCAAATGCGAACGATTTAGTGACAGATATTGACCAGGAAACAGAACAATTCTTCATAAAGAAAATAAATGAAAAATACCCTGAGCACCGGATACTTGGTGAAGAAGGTTTTGGTGATAAGCTAAATGACCTGGATGGAATCGTCTGGATTATTGATCCGATTGACGGAACAATGAACTTTGTCCATCAGCAGAGAAACTTTGCGATCTCAGTCGGCATTTATGAAAATGGAAAAGGCAAAATCGGATTAATATATGATGTAGTTCATGACGAGTTATATCATTGCATGAAAGGGCACGGTGTATTCATGAATGATTTGGAACTTCCTCCCTTAAAGGAAACGGATGTGTCAAAAGCGATCATTGGATTGAATGCCACATGGGTTACCGAAAATAGAAGGATTGATCCATCACTGCTGGCTCCACTTGTACGAAATGCAAGGGGAACACGGTCCTACGGTTCAGCAGCAATGGAAATGGCATATATAGCATCCGGGAGAGTTGATGCATACATAACCATGCGCCTCGCTCCATGGGATTTCGCTGCTGGTGTGATTATGATTGAGGAATTGGGAGGAATTGCGACAACCGTTAAAGGTGAGGAGCTGAACTACCTTGAAAACAATTCTGTTTTTGTCTCTAAGCCAGGGTTGCATCAGCAAATTATGAAAGAATACTTAAAAAATGGAAAATGGTAG